A window from Cryptomeria japonica chromosome 1, Sugi_1.0, whole genome shotgun sequence encodes these proteins:
- the LOC131071971 gene encoding GPI-anchored protein LLG2, producing the protein MMLFGARLYACSAICLLSLIYLTAFSGPTAAQFISEGGSLLHGVGGRSLLQTKTNCPVDFERQNYTILTSQCKGPDYLPKLCCAAFKQFACKFAQYINDLSNECADTMFSYINLHGKYPPGLFANTCKEGKEGLACDAEAPDGSQNDSSGSNAYHSVLNFSVACCILIINLLGVFVA; encoded by the exons ATGATGTTGTTCGGTGCAAGACTGTACGCCTGTTCCGCGATCTGTCTGCTGTCTCTGATTTATCTGACGGCTTTTTCGGGCCCAACTGCAGCTCAGTTTATTTCAG AGGGGGGTTCACTTTTGCATGGTGTGGGAGGAAGAAGCTTGTTGCAGACCAAAACAA ACTGCCCAGTGGATTTCGAGCGCCAGAATTACACTATCTTAACAAGCCAGTGTAAAGGTCCAGATTATTTACCAAAGCTTTGCTGCGCTGCATTCAAGCAATTTGCTTGCAAATTTGCACAATATATAAATGATCTATCAAATGAATGTGCTGATACAATGTTCAGCTACATAAACTTACATGGAAAGTATCCACCAGGTCTCTTTGCAAACACGTGCAAAGAAGGTAAAGAGGGCTTAGCATGTGATGCAGAAGCACCTGATGGAAGTCAAAATGACTCAAGTGGTTCAAATGCATACCACTCGGTGCTAAATTTCTCAGTTGCCTGCTGCATTTTAATAATAAATTTGCTGGGAGTATTTGTAGCATAA